In one Bacillus thuringiensis genomic region, the following are encoded:
- a CDS encoding NUDIX hydrolase, with amino-acid sequence MDLTFKVEETCFNYRVGAICKQDNKILILQNKGEDYWYVPGGRVKMLENSEDTLKRELAEELGVPMKGKRLIWSVENFFTLSERKFHEISFYYEVELHELPANGADQYILEEEGRTYFFKWVPVEELHAYNLQPAFIKEKVKDIAVHTEHIVLQN; translated from the coding sequence ATGGATCTTACGTTTAAAGTAGAGGAAACATGTTTTAATTACCGCGTTGGAGCAATTTGTAAACAGGATAATAAAATACTTATTCTTCAAAACAAAGGGGAAGATTATTGGTATGTACCAGGCGGAAGAGTGAAAATGCTAGAAAATAGTGAAGATACGTTAAAACGAGAACTTGCAGAAGAATTAGGTGTTCCTATGAAAGGGAAAAGATTAATATGGTCAGTAGAAAATTTCTTTACACTTTCTGAGCGAAAGTTTCATGAAATTAGTTTTTATTATGAAGTAGAGCTACATGAGTTACCTGCAAATGGAGCGGATCAATATATTTTGGAAGAAGAAGGTAGAACGTATTTCTTTAAGTGGGTGCCGGTAGAAGAGTTACATGCATATAATTTACAGCCTGCATTTATAAAAGAGAAAGTAAAGGATATAGCAGTTCATACAGAACATATCGTTTTACAAAATTAA
- a CDS encoding DUF4240 domain-containing protein, which yields METLLIQQTEKSNKFWKIVVKEKDYVVFYGKIGTAGSVKAKEFETEEECMKEANKLVASKRKKGYTDPLPGEDYIKEKTITEEEFWELLHHAKTKGEDQEEQIEWLTSHLAKRTVHEIVAFDTHMHRLLKDSYTSRLWAAAYIIMGGCSDDTFDYFRGWLLYQGKETYEACIEDPERLIPVLENLSEYDVPEIEELSLYFGFTVYAEKTGDEDDTYFTLYHVLSNEEFDDVDFEFDWNEDDEEGLKKMFPKLWEMYGEEPIE from the coding sequence ATGGAAACGTTATTAATCCAGCAAACTGAGAAATCAAATAAGTTTTGGAAAATCGTTGTGAAAGAAAAGGACTATGTTGTGTTTTACGGAAAAATTGGCACAGCTGGCAGTGTGAAAGCGAAAGAGTTTGAAACAGAAGAAGAATGTATGAAAGAAGCTAATAAACTAGTTGCTTCCAAACGTAAAAAAGGATATACAGACCCGTTGCCTGGGGAAGATTACATAAAAGAAAAAACGATAACCGAAGAAGAATTTTGGGAACTACTTCATCATGCAAAAACGAAAGGTGAGGACCAAGAAGAACAAATAGAATGGCTTACTTCTCACCTTGCTAAACGTACAGTACATGAAATTGTAGCATTTGATACGCATATGCATCGTCTTTTGAAAGACTCCTATACCTCCCGTTTATGGGCAGCAGCCTATATTATTATGGGTGGCTGTTCAGATGATACTTTCGATTACTTCCGCGGATGGTTATTATATCAAGGAAAAGAGACATACGAAGCTTGTATTGAAGATCCAGAACGATTAATTCCTGTATTAGAAAACTTGAGTGAGTATGACGTCCCAGAGATTGAAGAACTTTCTTTATATTTCGGTTTCACTGTATATGCAGAAAAAACTGGTGACGAAGATGATACTTACTTTACACTTTACCATGTCTTATCTAATGAAGAATTCGACGATGTAGATTTTGAATTTGACTGGAATGAAGACGATGAAGAAGGTTTAAAAAAGATGTTTCCTAAGCTATGGGAGATGTATGGGGAAGAACCGATTGAGTAG